A genomic stretch from Seriola aureovittata isolate HTS-2021-v1 ecotype China chromosome 13, ASM2101889v1, whole genome shotgun sequence includes:
- the l2hgdh gene encoding L-2-hydroxyglutarate dehydrogenase, mitochondrial — MFRILSDASFKAVGAAQPKLLKDITSRQLHSAYDVAVVGAGIVGLATARELILRHPSLSFILLEKEKELAAHQSGHNSGVIHSGIYYTPGSLKARLCVRGATLAYEYCEKKGLPYNRCGKLIVAVEQEEIPRLKALYERGLKNNVRDLSVVDAKGIREREPYCRGIMALDSPYTGIVDWRMVALRYGTDFEEAGGSVVTEYEVNDISMVKESPAGSTEGMNYPIAIRDTKGNEVRCRYVLTCGGLYSDRLSQISGCSREPRIVPFRGDYLVLKPEKHYLVKGNIYPVPDPRFPFLGVHFTPRMDGSVWLGPNAVLAFKREGYKVYDFNIRDFADALSFRGLQKLVMRNITYGIGEMYRGVFIGAQVKILQKYIPELSLSDVLRGPAGVRAQALDRDGNLVDDFVFDGGVGDVGSRVLHVRNAPSPAATSSLAIAEMVADEVESRFSL, encoded by the exons ATGTTCCGGATACTGAGCGACGCGTCTTTTAAGGCTGTTGGAGCAGCGCAGCCGAAACTGCTAAAGGACATTACAAGCAGACAGCTGCACAG CGCGTATGACGTGGCCGTGGTGGGTGCCGGCATCGTGGGCTTGGCCACAGCCAGAGAGCTCATTCTGCGACACCCATCTCTCAGCTTCATCCtactggagaaagaaaaagagcttG CTGCGCACCAGAGTGGGCACAACAGTGGAGTCATTCACAGCGGGATCTACTACACGCCGGGGTCGCTGAAGGCCCGTCTGTGTGTGCGAGGAGCCACTTTAGCCTACGAGTACTGCGAGAAGAAAGGACTCCCTTACAACAGATGTGGAAAG CTCATTGTGGctgtggagcaggaggagatacCCAGACTGAAAGCTCTGTATGAGCGCGGGTTGAAGAACAACGTGCGTGACCTCAGCGTCGTCGACGCCAAGGGAATCCGAGAGCGAGAGCCGTACTGCAGA GGTATAATGGCCTTGGATTCGCCCTACACCGGCATCGTGGACTGGAGGATGGTGGCTCTCAGGTATGGCACAGACTTTGAGGAGGCAGGCGGCTCGGTGGTAACAGAATACGAGGTCAATGACATTTCCATGGTCAAGGAGAGTCCAGCTGGGAGCACTGAAG GGATGAATTATCCGATTGCAATCCGAGACACAAAG GGTAACGAGGTGCGGTGCCGTTATGTCCTGACCTGTGGAGGCCTGTACTCAGACCGCCTGTCGCAGATTTCTGGATGCAGTCGGGAGCCGAGGATCGTCCCCTTCAGAGGAGATTATTTGGTgctgaaaccagagaaacaCTATCTGGTCAAAGGAAATATCTACCCT GTTCCTGACCCTCGCTTCCCCTTCCTTGGAGTTCACTTCACCCCTCGGATGGATGGAAGCGTTTGGCTCGGTCCTAATGCCGTCCTCGCCTTCAAGAGGGAGGGTTACAAAGTGTACGACTTCAACATCAGAGACTTCGCAGATGCACTTTCGTTCAG GGGCCTTCAGAAGCTGGTGATGAGGAACATCACGTATGGGATTGGAGAAATGTACAGGGGCGTTTTCATCGGTGCACAGGTTAAAATCCTGCAGAAGTACATCCCTGAACTCTCACTGAGTGACGTGCTCAG GGGTCCTGCAGGAGTTCGAGCTCAGGCCCTCGATCGGGACGGAAACCTCGTGGATGACTTTGTTTTTGATGGCGGGGTCGGAGACGTGGGCAGCCGGGTGCTCCACGTGCGTAACGCTCCCTCGCCAGCGGCTACCTCCTCCCTCGCCATCGCTGAGATGGTCGCGGACGAGGTGGAGAGCCGCTTCTCGCTgtag